The following nucleotide sequence is from Triticum dicoccoides isolate Atlit2015 ecotype Zavitan chromosome 7B, WEW_v2.0, whole genome shotgun sequence.
AAAGTGCTTCTAACACTATTGGCCATCAAAGGATCAACCATTTCATTCTGTTCCCAGAAAAAGATGTTGTTTGAAAAATATGTACATGTATTTTCCCACCTCTGTTTACCTCCGTTCATGTCATTGTATTTCCTTTCCGGCAAGCTATTTTGCCCTGGGCACTGTCAGTTTCTTTTTGTCGAAATTCTGTTGTGGTTTTCCAGGTCTATCTATGGACCTGTATAAACAGAGTAGCACCATTTAGAGTCAGTATTTCATCAACTGCATATATCGGCAGTGTTATTTATGAAGCTGTTGATTCCCCCTTATACTCTGCACCAGATTTTATGAGGGGGTTATCCCAGATTGTGCATAGAGACACAGGTGCTGATTTTGAAGATATGGCTTGCCTGTCGATTGTACGGGAAAAGCGCTGTGACCGCTGCAATGGTGTGGAAACAGAGGAATGACATATTTTTTGGGGTGATGCATGTGGCCTGGTTTACAGGTTCTCTGGCACATCTGGAAGCCCCAATGCTGCTGGGAAGAAAAGAACTTGTGCCACAGACCCTGTCGCGGTGGTCAGGCAGCTGTTGAAGACTGTTCACTGAAGAATTAGGCTGCTCTGTTATTTTCTTCAGTTTCTTGCAGTGTTTCCTTGGCTGCCTTAGCAGCGATATGTATCTACCTGGAGCCTTTTGACGCCTGTTACTATGCGTTTCATTCTCAATGAAAATggagcggggcggggcggggcgtgcACCTTTTGATCGATTTTTTAATCTTTAATTTTCAGTACAATCTAAGCTAGAGATACAAGATTTCAGTTTCTCGAGATACGACGTTCATCCGGATCCATCCTTGACTTGTGCATACATAATCCTTTGTTTATTTACCATCTTATGCATTTGATTCTGTTTATTACACACCTGATGCTCTGCTTTTGTTTGTTTCAGGAGAACAGCTGATGAACtgtgttgccgtttgagatgtTTGTGCTGAAGCTGAATGCAAAAATCCTCTTTGGTACGCAGAGTTTTTTTATGTGCCATTCCCTGCATACTTCAGACAAGTGACCAGAAATGCATGCTACAGACAAGTGACCAGAAATATATATGTACGTACTTAGGTAGAACGCATCCATCTCCTCATGAGCATAGCAGTAATAGGGTATGTACAGATGTTCGTACCAAACAAATGAAGAGAGCAGCAGGAGATGTGTTGAGTTACTTGATTAACTAATTAAGCTTCTCATGAATATATTATCTCCAGCAGTAGCTAGTAAACTGCCACACAGATATGCACTAACATGCAACTTGCTTCAGATTCAAGTATTTCACTGAAGAAAACTGGAAAGGGTTGCATGCTGGAATCTCAGGGAAAAAAATTACCAGATATATATTTAGAACATTACACTGTTGAGGATTATACCATGTGGGTGCAGAATAATCCCCATCAGAACATATTTCTGTTAACAAATTACAATTGCACTGTTAAAAGTAATCTACCAACGGTAGCTGATCAACGTCTGGGTCACTTTCATGTTCCATAAGCCGCAGATTCAATGCCGGAAGCACCTGATAAGGTCATTGGATTATTTCTCCAGTTCATTCAGCTAGATAGAAGAAAAACAAATGTTTAACAAGAAAAGCGCTGCCATACAATTGCAATTAAATCATTTACTTTGCAACTTTAAAGAAAAACAAATAATACGATGGTTCACTACTCAGTACAAACATAGTTGGTGAGacctccctcaaaaaaaagagaagTTGGTGAGACCAGAGAACCAAACACCACATTGTGATATGGTTGATGCATCGTCAGCCTGAATATGATAGTAAGACAATGCAATACGGAGACTTCCTTCCCTCCTTTTAGAAAAAATACCTGTACATTTGCCCGTTGGCACTATCTTAACATTTATTAATAAAAACTATGCACTCCCAGGTGTgctgatttttaattttttttacagaAGTGCGACTAGGTGTTGGCAGATCATATTAAAGCTCCTAGGTTTTGGCAGATCATGTTAAAATAAAAATACAAGAACCAGAAGTTTAGACATACCAAATAGTGCAACCTTTGGAGAGTGGACACAGGCACATGGCTATTTACAGAAACACCATGGAAGGCAGGATATACTGGCATGTGTTTAGCTCATGCATCATAACCTTTTGGCACCTCTTAGATAATATCTACATTACAGATATGTGCAATCTTAACCCAATCAAGTCCCTTATTCTTTTGGCATCGCTGTTTGAGCTCAGAATGGCAATTGTTTATTCGTAGAGTCCTCAGAGAAGCAGGCATGTCAGGCAAACTCTGTATCAACTTCGCATTGGATATATCGAAGGATTCAATAGAGCTCAGTCGTGCTACTTGTGGGGGCAGGCATATCAGATGAGAAGCATCAGACACTACTAGTTCTTTAAGTGCCTCATTTTGCAGTAACCACTCCTCAGGTAAGTGTCTCAGTTCAGGACCACCAGCAATTATAAGTTTCTTGACACACGAGATGCTTCGTAATGGCTCACTTAGCAAGAGTGACGGATTGTCAATATCAAGCTCAGTCAGGCTAGACAAATTAGCAGGGTCATCCACCCTCTCAGCGGATAGATCTGCGGTGATCTTTTTGCATCCCTGGATTTGCAGTGACATTAGTGATGGACTCCCATGGATCCCACTGATTGAAActagctcttggcaatcccatatgGACAAGTTTTCAAGATTTGTCAATCTTGCAAAGGCTTCAGCCAAGGGAAGAGATGTAATTGCACAATTACCAAACACCATATTAGTTAACCCTGGCAAACATGCAAACACTTCTGAAGGGAAAACTGACAGTGCACAACCATCTAAAAATAACATTGCCAACGAATTAAGACCTTTCATTGAATGAACTAGTGGTTGTTCAGCTTCACCGCACAATCCGAAAATGATGGTTCTCACGGTAGGGGGCAACCTGATTTCTCCTGTCACCAAATTTGGGCACTTCACTACTTCAAAGGTTTCCAGGGAGGCAAGTGAACAAAATGAATCCTCCGGTAGACATGACAAGCTTGCGCATTGTTGGATGGACAATTCCACGAGTGCAGATAGAGAACACCCCTGCCATAGAGTTTCTAAACTTCGGCAGTGGGAAATCATGAGCTTAGAGAGAGCCAGATCCAATGATGGTGACGAGCTTGTCTCGGAACCCCCAAAAAATGTTGGCATGGCCAACAAACCAGCATTATGGATTTCAACATGGCGAATACTGGTAGGTACACTCGGCAATGTTCTCAGCGCCTCACAGTCACGCACTTTCAGCATCTCAAGCCTAGGGAATACATTCTTACCCTCCAATCCAACCCATTCCAGGCATTTCGGCATGCTTTCAATCTCTAGCACCTTCAGATAGTGCAATCCACAAGGATTTTCACTTCCATAAAATGAGGAATCCACACCCTTTACTGATTCCATGTTAATTATGTAAAGATACTGTAGAGAATGTAACTGCCCAAGAGGTGGAAGACTCTCCAATCTTTTACAATCACGTATGTGAACATATGTCAAATTAATGAGAGTGGGATTTTGCAGCCAACATGGGGATCGAGAACCAGGATATCCTTCAATCTTCAATTTATTGGAATTATGGTGTGGTTCAAGTTTGTCGAGAACCAACTCAGCTTGGCTTTGCGTGCATGAATTTGAAGAGCCTGGAGACCAACTTAATGTTACAGCTGACAGACACTTTTTCTGGCCCAAcatagcttcagcagcttcttcTGCACTGTTTACCTTGTCAAGACCAGAAACATATAAATGCCGGATGTTTGTCAGATTCTTTAGTTCACCAATAGTGTAACCACCTTCTTGTTTGATGCAGAAACCATACAGCTCATGGAGAGAAGTAAGCTTTCCTACACAAGGAATCGTTGGTATTATTCCTTGAGATAGTTGTAGATGACGTAAATTAACTAGGTTGCACACTCTGTCCATTTCTCTTTTCTGAGGAGCCGTTTGTTGGTGATCATCGAACTTCAGTACTTGTAAGTGATAAAGCTTGTACACAGGCTTGGGAAACCAACAGCAATGCGTCACTTTTTTCCGGCCCCACTTAAGAGACAAATAGCGAAGGTGCATTAAACTACCCACCGAATCAGGAAGCTTACACGGTGAGTTTGTTATTATGGATAACACTCATAAGCTTCTGGCCACACCCAACACTTCACTGAGCATGCGCACTTGGTCTGCCTCGTGTCGGTCTTCAAAATGCATAAGAAGCGTACGCAGTCTCTTTGCGTGGGAGATCTGTTCAACAATAGTAGGGTTTATCATGTCAATGCATATATGACGGACAGTCTTCGGAATGCAACCAGAGAAATTTAAGTCCACTCTTGTGCATTCACTTGCTGACACAGACCGGGCCAACTCATGCAAGAGATCATGCATAACAAATCTCTCTTCGGAATATTCATCATATAAACAGCATTTTATAGTGCGACTATCATGAGGCTCTGATTTGATGTCAAAGGACTTTCTAGATAATGTGTCTAAATACTCCATTCCAATATCCTCTGGCTGTATCGTGTCATCCACCGATGGCTGGATCAGTCCTGAACCCATCCACAAGTACACCAATTCTTTCTTTGTGAACTCATAGCCTTTGTGAAATAAGCTGCAATACCTGAAACACACCTGCAAATGTGTTGCTAAATGTTGATAACTTAGCCTCAACACCGTCATAATCCCCTCACTGCCCTGTTGTGCATTATGAACGCCCGAGTCCAAAATTCTGTTCCACGTGTTACTATCCTTGTTGCCGTTCAACAATCCACCAAGAACTTTTGCTGCCAATGGAGAACCACTGAGTTTGCTTACCATTTTCTTGCTGATCTGTTGTAGGTTCCTATAATCATCAGGATTAACACCGAAAAATGCATGGCTGTTCAAAAGAAGCAGGAGGTCAGTTTCTTCCAAGCCAGACAATGTTAGAGAGTGGCATTCCACCTGTAGTGTTCTTTCCCCCTGCACCGCTCTTGCAGCAACATCAGCTACCAACTGCATTCGGGTTGTCAGCAGGATCTTGCTTCCTTTCTTCCCACATCTCAATGGACATAAAAAATTCACCCAATCCTGATACCTCTCATCATTCCATACATCATCCAGTACAAGGAGAAAGGTCTTGGAACTCAACCTCTCCTTGAGTTCTTTCTGGAGTGCATTTAGACTAACCATGGGTGCCTCTCTTCCGGTCATGTCCTCAAGGATCTTTCTTGTTAGTGCCTGAATGTCGAAATCGTGAGAAACACAAACCCAGATGACGAAATCGAAGCGGTCTTTGACATCTCTAGCATTGCATACATCTTGAGCGAGTGACGTCTTCCCTATTCCACCTATACCAACTAGTGAAAACACGGCAATATTATCGCCGGCGCCACTTTCATGCTTGGTCAACCGCTGGAATATAATCTTCCTCTCTTCCTCTCTGCCAAGCAGAAGGCCGCGAGGCAGCGAGCTTGTCTGGCGCGAGTTTCTGAACTCCACATCCTGTTTATGTTTCTTCATCTTATCGTTGTTCAAGTGGTTGAGAACCTGCAAGAAACGCTCTACGCCGGCCGCGACATCATCTAGGGTCGTGACTGAATTTCTCAGCCTCTCTAGTGACCCTGTGTTGAATGCACGATTGAACCCTTGGATGACCTTGCGCTTGTACTTACTGACAGAGCGGCGCACCTTGCTATTATCTTGCCTTTTCATCTCCTTCTCCTCGAGCCTGTGGTACTCGAGCTCGTCGACGGCGTCTTCGGCTTCCTCCACGGCATCTCTGAGCTGCCACAGCCATGCATCCAGCGCGTTGCTCCGATCCCTGATTTCCTCCGTGTCAACAGCGTCAAAGACGACCTGGATCTGTGGAAGCAGCCTCTCTAGCCTCTCTCTGGCGCTCTTGAGCCCTCCGGCTTTGTGGCTGTCCTTGAGATAGTCAAAGGCCTTGCTGACA
It contains:
- the LOC119335359 gene encoding putative disease resistance protein RGA1 isoform X2, which codes for MASAAAVFAGKAIATSIITNIVSKAFDYLKDSHKAGGLKSARERLERLLPQIQVVFDAVDTEEIRDRSNALDAWLWQLRDAVEEAEDAVDELEYHRLEEKEMKRQDNSKVRRSVSKYKRKVIQGFNRAFNTGSLERLRNSVTTLDDVAAGVERFLQVLNHLNNDKMKKHKQDVEFRNSRQTSSLPRGLLLGREEERKIIFQRLTKHESGAGDNIAVFSLVGIGGIGKTSLAQDVCNARDVKDRFDFVIWVCVSHDFDIQALTRKILEDMTGREAPMVSLNALQKELKERLSSKTFLLVLDDVWNDERYQDWVNFLCPLRCGKKGSKILLTTRMQLVADVAARAVQGERTLQVECHSLTLSGLEETDLLLLLNSHAFFGVNPDDYRNLQQISKKMVSKLSGSPLAAKVLGGLLNGNKDSNTWNRILDSGVHNAQQGSEGIMTVLRLSYQHLATHLQVCFRYCSLFHKGYEFTKKELVYLWMGSGLIQPSVDDTIQPEDIGMEYLDTLSRKSFDIKSEPHDSRTIKCCLYDEYSEERFVMHDLLHELARSVSASECTRVDLNFSGCIPKTVRHICIDMINPTIVEQISHAKRLRTLLMHFEDRHEADQVRMLSEVLGVARSL
- the LOC119335359 gene encoding putative disease resistance protein RGA1 isoform X1; amino-acid sequence: MHLRYLSLKWGRKKVTHCCWFPKPVYKLYHLQVLKFDDHQQTAPQKREMDRVCNLVNLRHLQLSQGIIPTIPCVGKLTSLHELYGFCIKQEGGYTIGELKNLTNIRHLYVSGLDKVNSAEEAAEAMLGQKKCLSAVTLSWSPGSSNSCTQSQAELVLDKLEPHHNSNKLKIEGYPGSRSPCWLQNPTLINLTYVHIRDCKRLESLPPLGQLHSLQYLYIINMESVKGVDSSFYGSENPCGLHYLKVLEIESMPKCLEWVGLEGKNVFPRLEMLKVRDCEALRTLPSVPTSIRHVEIHNAGLLAMPTFFGGSETSSSPSLDLALSKLMISHCRSLETLWQGCSLSALVELSIQQCASLSCLPEDSFCSLASLETFEVVKCPNLVTGEIRLPPTVRTIIFGLCGEAEQPLVHSMKGLNSLAMLFLDGCALSVFPSEVFACLPGLTNMVFGNCAITSLPLAEAFARLTNLENLSIWDCQELVSISGIHGSPSLMSLQIQGCKKITADLSAERVDDPANLSSLTELDIDNPSLLLSEPLRSISCVKKLIIAGGPELRHLPEEWLLQNEALKELVVSDASHLICLPPQVARLSSIESFDISNAKLIQSLPDMPASLRTLRINNCHSELKQRCQKNKGLDWVKIAHICNVDII